A region from the Panicum hallii strain FIL2 chromosome 1, PHallii_v3.1, whole genome shotgun sequence genome encodes:
- the LOC112884062 gene encoding glucan endo-1,3-beta-glucosidase 14-like yields the protein MAAAGRGRPSRTAPPAPLPSKLITACFFALLLPILLTEEVAVADALSIGVNYGQIANNLPSPARVSWLLRSMRISKVKLYDADPNVLRAFLGTGVEFVVGIGNEAVPAMVSPAAAQAWLQQHLVPHLRAGARVTCVTVGNEVFKGNDTALQAAVLPAMESVHRALGALGLQGRVNVTTAHSLDIMGVSFPPSAGVFHPAALPHLQPFLGFLSATRAPFLINCYPYFAYKDDPARVPLEYVLFQPNAGVADPHTGLRYDNMLYAQVDAVYAAIQALGHTDVEVVVSETGWPSRGDPDEPGATPENAGTYIRNLLQRIEAKQGTPLRPAAPVDVYVFALFNENLKPGPASERNYGLFYPDGSPVYNAGVHGYLPPMLVVSNAARQVIHLFTLVTIASVTFVLS from the exons ATGGCAGCAGCCGGGAGGGGGAGGCCGTCGAGAACCGCGCCGCCGGCTCCGTTACCCTCCAAGCTTATTACCGCCTGCTTCttcgccctgctcctccccaTCCTCCTCACAG aggaggtggcggtggccgaTGCGCTGTCGATCGGGGTCAACTACGGGCAGATCGCCAACAACCTCCCGTCGCCGGCGCGGGTGTCGTGGCTGCTGCGCTCGATGCGCATCAGCAAGGTGAAGCTCTACGACGCGGACCCCAACGTCCTGCGCGCGTTCCTGGGCACCGGCGTCGAGTTCGTGGTGGGCATAGGCAACGAGGCCGTCCCGGCGATGGTGagccccgcggcggcgcaggcgtGGCTGCAGCAGCACCTGGTGCCGCACCTCCGCGCCGGGGCGCGCGTCACTTGCGTCACCGTCGGCAACGAGGTGTTCAAGGGCAACGACACGGCGCTCCAGGCGGCGGTGCTCCCCGCCATGGAGTCCGTGCACCGCGCGCTGGGCGCGCTGGGCCTGCAGGGCCGCGTCAACGTCACCACGGCGCACTCGCTGGACATCATGGGCGTCTCCTTCCCGCCGTCCGCGGGGGTGTTCCACCCGGCGGCGCTGCCGCACCTGCAGCCGTTCCTGGGCTTCCTCtccgccacgcgcgcgccgttCCTCATCAACTGCTACCCCTACTTCGCCTACAAGGACGACCCGGCGCGGGTGCCGCTGGAGTACGTGCTGTTCCAGCCCAACGCCGGCGTCGCCGACCCCCACACGGGGCTCCGCTACGACAACATGCTGTACGCGCAGGTGGACGCCGTGTACGCGGCCATCCAGGCGCTGGGCCACACGGACGTCGAGGTGGTGGTCTCCGAGACCGGGTGGCCGTCGCGGGGCGACCCCGACGAGCCCGGCGCCACGCCCGAGAACGCCGGCACCTACATCCGCAACCTCCTGCAGCGGATCGAGGCGAAGCAGGGCACGCCGctgcgccccgccgcgcccgtcGACGTCTACGTCTTCGCGCTCTTCAACGAGAACCTCAAGCCCGGCCCGGCGTCGGAGCGCAACTACGGCCTCTTCTACCCCGACGGCTCGCCCGTCTACAACGCCGGCGTGCACGGCTACCTCCCGCCGATGCTCGTCGTCTCCAACGCAGCGCGACAG GTGATTCATTTGTTTACACTGGTGACCATCGCGTCCGTCACTTTCGTCTTGTCCTGA